The following coding sequences lie in one Bacillota bacterium genomic window:
- a CDS encoding TRAP transporter substrate-binding protein, with protein sequence MKRLLGNHGGLGSLGTGKKSMLLLMFGMLLLALVGCSSANNSGGQSNETTVELKLAHFFPSSHPVETDLIQPWAEAVEEATGGKVKIISYSNETLLKAPEIYDGVVNGVADLGLSCFAYTRGRFPVLEAFELPGITYNNSKVASQVAWEGVQQLNPAEVQDTKLMMVLATGPGDLMTKVPVKSLNDLRGLSIRATGLSAKTLETLGATPVAMPQSETYESLSKGVVKGNLGPVEVLKGWKNAEVTGYVTKTPFLYNTLFFLTMNLDKWNSLSPDVQQAILDVNEQYFQDVAMGLWDKQNEDAIKWAVEEKGNQIIHLSDEEAAKWINLVKPIQDDFVARMNEKGFKGQEILDTVKNLADQYNREDQ encoded by the coding sequence GTGAAAAGACTGCTAGGCAACCACGGTGGACTGGGTTCACTGGGAACAGGCAAGAAGAGCATGCTCTTATTAATGTTTGGTATGTTATTGCTTGCATTAGTTGGCTGTTCGTCCGCTAACAATTCAGGTGGGCAGAGTAACGAAACAACAGTCGAACTCAAATTGGCCCATTTCTTTCCCAGCAGCCACCCGGTTGAAACTGACTTGATCCAGCCCTGGGCTGAAGCTGTTGAAGAAGCTACCGGGGGAAAAGTAAAAATTATCAGCTATTCAAATGAAACCCTGCTTAAAGCGCCGGAAATTTATGATGGCGTCGTGAACGGGGTAGCGGATCTCGGGCTTTCTTGTTTTGCTTACACGCGGGGCCGTTTTCCGGTGCTCGAGGCATTTGAATTGCCGGGGATTACTTACAACAATTCCAAGGTCGCCAGTCAAGTTGCCTGGGAGGGTGTTCAGCAACTTAACCCGGCGGAAGTCCAAGATACCAAGTTGATGATGGTACTTGCTACCGGCCCCGGGGATTTGATGACTAAAGTTCCGGTAAAAAGTCTCAACGACCTGCGCGGCTTATCAATAAGAGCCACCGGCCTCAGTGCCAAAACTCTCGAAACATTGGGAGCGACACCGGTGGCGATGCCCCAATCGGAAACCTACGAGTCTTTATCAAAAGGTGTTGTGAAAGGAAATCTTGGCCCTGTTGAAGTGTTAAAAGGCTGGAAAAATGCTGAGGTTACCGGATATGTGACAAAAACACCGTTCCTTTATAATACTTTATTCTTTTTGACAATGAACCTGGATAAGTGGAACTCATTATCACCTGATGTCCAGCAAGCTATTCTGGATGTAAATGAGCAGTATTTTCAAGATGTAGCGATGGGGCTCTGGGATAAACAGAATGAAGATGCAATCAAGTGGGCAGTTGAAGAAAAGGGCAATCAAATTATTCACCTGTCGGATGAAGAAGCCGCTAAGTGGATTAACCTTGTCAAGCCGATCCAAGACGATTTTGTCGCCAGGATGAACGAGAAAGGATTTAAAGGGCAGGAAATATTGGACACAGTAAAAAATCTGGCTGATCAATACAACCGGGAAGATCAATAA
- a CDS encoding TRAP transporter small permease, which translates to MKQLTENQVSDRILLPLQLQTGLQQFTRLVTGLSSSLDKLAGFFMVALMGLVITNVLLRTLLNRPILGTYEFVGYLMSAVIALALANCAVQKGHIAVTCLVEKFPAKMQGLVDMIMNFVALLFWSFAAWQMGKYANSLALNNVVSPTTKIPYYPFIYLVALSLVAVCLVLFTQLLDSVKKVAHK; encoded by the coding sequence ATGAAGCAACTGACTGAGAATCAGGTTAGTGATCGAATATTACTTCCACTGCAGTTGCAAACAGGCCTGCAGCAGTTCACAAGACTTGTTACAGGCCTGAGCAGCTCCCTAGATAAATTAGCCGGGTTCTTTATGGTAGCCTTAATGGGCCTAGTAATTACAAATGTCCTGTTGCGTACCTTGCTCAATCGCCCTATTCTAGGCACTTATGAATTCGTCGGTTATTTAATGTCTGCAGTGATTGCCCTTGCTTTAGCTAACTGTGCTGTACAAAAAGGCCATATTGCAGTAACCTGCCTCGTAGAGAAGTTCCCAGCAAAAATGCAAGGCCTGGTAGATATGATCATGAATTTTGTTGCCCTGTTATTTTGGAGCTTTGCTGCCTGGCAGATGGGTAAATATGCTAATAGTCTGGCCTTAAATAACGTAGTCTCCCCAACAACCAAAATACCTTATTACCCCTTTATCTATCTTGTTGCCCTGAGCCTGGTTGCGGTCTGTCTGGTCTTGTTCACCCAATTGCTTGATTCCGTAAAAAAGGTGGCACATAAATGA